CCTTTACAGTGGACTGTAGTGTACAATAATGCCGGATTTTGTTTCAAGTACGACAGAGACAAGTATGATAAAAATAAGGAAGGTCTCACTTCTTCATAAGGATGGGTGTATATTTGAGCATTTAGAATATCGAAAGAAATATTATAGTATTTGAATTCACCTCGACCTGAATTTAAGTTAATGGAAACTTTGAAGTatttaaaaataaacaaacatacaTAACGCCCCTGTAAAGGTAAATTCACTGCAATGTGGAAGTGCATTGTTATGAAGCCATTTCTCGAGGGCAAATCTGTATTGTCATGAGGCGACATACAAGACTGTGCATGTTATGCGCATATTATGTGCCTTCTCCTAAACAACTTCTGAAGTTGGAAACTGTGGTATATGGGTGTTTATGAATtaagtaaattttaaaacatgaTGTATACAGTTCATGCCGTATGAGCCAACATTCATCTGTCTGATGGAGCATAAAACATTATTCATTGGAAAATGACATCTGTCACCACTCAGTGGACATCCAGTTGCGATAGTGGTGTGCAAAATCGAGCAAAATTTTCGGAATAGTTTGGAAGACACTGCTGGTTTCGCCTTAGTTCATATGGGCGGTCAGTTGATTAACAATGGCATGTCTGTTCACCCGAACGCATCTCCGCAGCTGTCGTTGACCTATGTCATCTGTGACCCATGGTGCGCCACATTTTCCACGTCACTGAAAAGCCCTATTTTGCCAGGCACAGTACGCTTTTATCGTGGCGGCACGCGAATAGGTCAGACTTGGCCATTTCGGAGATGATGCCACCCTTGGCCCAAAAGGCAATGATAATGCCCCTGTTAGATGTCTAATAGAACGCTCCGTTTCCGAATTACGCCAGCAATTGCAGTGTTTCCCAAATCTCTCACACACTCTTTACATGCGCTCCACTGCATTGCTATGCCACCTGCCTTCTGTGATTGGTTGTTTAACATTGACGTCAAAAGTGCGTGGTGGTCACGTTAATGTGACTGGACAATATTTACCACTCACCACTTGTGAAATGTATTTACCTCTCATGACTTGCAATCAACTGCTCTTCAAGCCTTACTGCTATTCAGTGTTGCTGCCCCTTCTTTTCGAATCAAAATGGGGCGATCGCACTCGCGTATtttcaaatcaatcaatcaatcaatcaactgaccaatcaatcaattaacttaTTTTACAATTTCAGGAAGTAGAAggctcgaaaagaaaaaaagcttttgtgAGTTTTACTAAGCTTCCCAGCTTAGTCAAGCTCGCAATTATTTTAAATACTATGTAAGGCAGTTAAATTCTGACAAAAATGCTCGTTTCTCTTTATAATATGCGATTAATACTGCTCAGACTATTTGAACCATGTGATATATGTATTTGAACAGTTTGAAATTATTCGACGAAGCCTAAAATTTGCTATTCGCCCGTCCCCACTTTTCAGTGATTTTCAACTAGAGAATCTCGTTTTGGCGATTGATCTTCTTGTCTCGACTGTGCAGATGAGTCGCCCAAGACGTGCTCGGTGTTCTTGTCCAAGGGAGGCATGGAGCTTTTCCTTAATGTTCTTGAGGTGAGCGATGCTGCACTGGCATCTGTCACACGCTTGAGTTGACTTGACAGTTGAACAAGCTGTACGAGAATGAATGTAAAAACGATATCTGAACCAGCACTTGCTGCGCTACGCTCGAGCCGAAGTTGTTACAAGAGGAACTTTTTAATGATTATGGAGCTAGCACTCCATTAAACAAGCTGTTCAGGCATGCCGTATGCAGTTGTTGCGATGGCAGAAGGGGTGATGTTTTGAACGGGCTGTATGTATTTTAAACACTTCCGATTAGATGCTTACTGCAAACTTGAATATATAAAAAGGCTGTAACTACACTCAAACCTAATTATAACAAACTTGCGGCATCTTATACGAAAGTAAGTTTGTTATAGTACTCGAACATTTGTTGTAAAGGTATATTCCCAACATGGTCTGTTGCAGGAGTATTATTTACTTTGTTGTAACTCATATATTTTTACATACGGATTTGGCATATCGAGGTTGAAGAATAGAATACAGGTTTGGAATAGAATACATTCACAAATGGGCATGACATCGAAATCCTATCAGGCTTGCGTAAAAGGGTGGGGTCATGCCTGTTCTGACATAGTTACCTGCCTGGGCTTATCTTTGGTGATTCGTGGGCAGAATTACAATTTGATTTTGATGAGTCATCGCTGTACTACTACTGTAAGTACAGTATGTATGTGCTTGATGATTACGTTGGCATTGAGTGCGACCCCTCCTTCTTTACGCAGCTGTTCCTTGGGGAAAGTGCCGTAGAAACCAAGGTCCTTGGTCTTGTGGTAAGTCACGCGACAAGGCTCTCTTTAAAGAATTGTGACACGTTTTGCCATTTTTTGCATGAAATGGCCAGGCCTAGACCATCATTACAACTGCTGTGTCAGCACCACGAACTTTTTTTACGTTGCACTTAAGGTAGAACTGATTGTAGGAAAATGTAAGCGGATTATCTTTCTGTGCTTGATACAACTGTAATAGCAGTCACAGTTAAACCTGTGTATAGAAAGCTCCAGTATAAAAAAGTTCTCTAAGTAACAAAGTATTTATCATTTTATTGCTTCTCATTCATGGAACACTGTATAATTAAAGTTACAAAATGTGCTAGTTCACAATTTCGACATATTGAAATTTCACTGCTGCCgcaactatttttttttacaatccaGCAGTAGAGGCTGGTTAGGAAACCACTTGTGCCAGCTGGAGGTAGCAGGGGTAAAATGGTCAAATTACGTGCTGTTGATTCCAAGCACATCTTTGAAATTGGTTTTGTCACATGGGATCGGTACATTGGCAACACCACTTTATTTTTTCATTGAATTATACTGTTTAAACGTAATGACTGCATCTAATTTGGATGGTTTTGTCATTTGGCCACTGTCATCAAATGCACCTTTTACACAGTAAATAGAGCTTGGGTGTCGGTTTATTGAGTTTATACTGTGTGTGGCTACTGAATATGCCCTCTGTGACCATGACTTCTTTATAGAGGATAAATGTTTAAAGTAAAATATGTGCGTCTCAAGTGGTTAGCAGAGGGTTGAACAATAGATGTTATACTTGGGGACAACTTTCtatggcaatgaagggaaggctgcggagccaaagtgggcatgtgccaccgctGTTAAAAATAGTGCCACAAATGCGTTTGTGTTTGCCGcgtgaaaatagtaaaaaagagcaACATTATTTTCAACTAGATGCCGTTTATAAAAGGACGCTGCACGCACCGAGGAGATATCATTATTTGTTGTTGCTTTCTGAAGAGTCATTTCGCGTTTTTTGGGCGTCTCAAAACGTCGCACGTTTTACGTACACCTCACAGTCGAAATGGCGTCTTGGTCTTTAGGTGAGCGCGCGATGCCTTTTTGCTAATCCGACGACTCGCCGAAGGAGCTTGTGTCGAACTTCACTCTCAAATGGCTGTGTAAGCAGACGTATCAAATTGTGTGCAGTGGAATTACTTGAACATGGCTGTCATTCCAAACGCGAGTCGAACCGGACTGCTTCGCGGAGGAGTACAGGAGTAGTAGCTCCGCCCACACAGCTTtttcttcattgccacagaaagttgtccccgattATAGTGGAAGATGGTGGCGTGCCCTGTTAAGTGATGATTCCCTGATTCAGCCGCCATAGGTCCACAGCATTCTCTCAACATGACATTTATGGATTCAGATATTCTTCTGTTAATTTCACATTGGATAAGTGGCATGAAACGTAAAACATGAAATGTAAAGAAATAGCGCGTTTCATCTACTCACTTTAGTCACTTTAAAAGTTGGCAGCTAAAATAAAATTTCTGTACAAACTTTCTTTGATTgagtgaattttttttattctttcagaACAACATTGCTGAGGTGCCCAGCTTGCGGAGCGACCTAATGAAGGACAACCTCATGTGTATCTTGCGGTGAGTGTGGAGTTGTCGCTGCTCTCGTTTAGATATTTTTGGTCAATTCAGGAGGCCGCATTGACTGTAGCATAAAATGAGGGTTTGAAAAGGCGGGGTTCACTCTTAAAACCCTTCGAGTTTCTCGCAGTAATGCCCAGATGAAAATGTACCACCACCATTTATGCGTTATGCGAGTTTGGCATGCTGTGCCTAAATGGCAAAGTGGGGAgggcttgtgttggctggcgtTGAACAAAGCATAGCCTAAAATGTAGATTCAGCTGTGCAAATCCAGCTTTCCCAAGACTAAAACTCATAAACGAATCTCGTTCGCTTGTGTTGTACTGAAGCAGCTTAAATGCTGCTTCAATACAAAATGAGTCATTGTGACCCAAGGAACGCTGCCAGCCAGACACTGATCATGCTTTTTCGTGAACTATGACAGTCTAAATTTAATGCTTTCTAGGATTTCTGTGCATAGTACAGCATCGCAGTGGCAGTGCATTCTCTAAGTTATTGCGAGAAACTCCTTACGTAAATTCATTTAAAAAAACTTTGCTTCTGCATTGGGACTCGTTTGAATTGTGGAAAGATCTGAAATGAAAGAGATGGCAGATACAATCAAAAatggtgggttaggttaggttaggtttgtggggatctgaggcgggcctgcgaccatttcgcgggcattccgccgcacggccacacccttttgcttttcctGCTCTGATAACGATGCTTGGCGATAGATAACGCCACCTGCGGGCACGGCAGGCGGTACGCGtgcgccgagggagcgctcttTTCTCCGtcgtcggcgccgggtaagcacgtgttttccttcgtccgcgtcccctttgggaatcgccggactgtagcctgcctggggtggccttgggcacctcggcaggcgtgtttactcgagtgctagcttcggtagcgtacggtaagcccacagcggtgcctagtgcttgaagtggtcgtaccacaacgagccgcacttgccgtagacctacgcgtacgaggttagCCGTAACGCTCGCGACCaagcccattggccatcgtgaaagtgtgcagcatagccgcgagggaccttttcccgaccggcgtgtcaaagctcgccattgccagctgcgacgtgctcgcggttttccccttattgtgaacgtccgcgtgcgggtgcctttgctacccgcgtcccgggagcggacgttgtactgttgttcggggtgccgccagaggcaataaagtgttgtgtatttttgcattagaacactgtctatttgccgtgccgcgctaaacgccttatagttgagcgcgcgcggagcggtgcgctacacgcgagtaaacggagtagcggccctgttgctcgctaagcgtgaaccagcagtgatcgtccgctgcagttagtagcggggtcaccatactggcgcccaacgcagtatcaaaggctcattaagcctttgattagtcttagccgagtcagcccgcctttgcgaatcaggctcgccgcgtttacccgcgttatgtctgctccgcgtgagttctgtccgctgacgcttttagcagataccgcattgctcgagaacagggccagtgccccccttgagcatcacaatcacgcaccctcacttgtcacaagccccagtcgggatgacacgaggcgctacgtatcagctcccactggagaggtagcgtgttttgggtctggggccatagcccaacccgaacagtgcacaagggcaaattggactactactgctccctttggaatgcatggcagttccatgtcacagcgctccgaaacggctctcagtggagcttcAGGGGCGTAGATCGGCACCGCGGCCTCAGCGGTTGCCGAATTTTGCCCGCTGGCTGCTACGCAACCTAGCAGCCAAGCTCATTTCGAGCACGCGCCTGCACCGCTAGCCGCAAGCGGCCTAGCATTTTCATGTGAAGCTGCCCCAAGAGTCGGCTGTGAAAAACAGGCGCTCCCCAAAGTCGCGACGGCCGGTATTCATTTTGAAACCGCGCCGCTTATCGAGCTGGGAGACAGTTCCCCATCGCTCGCCCGTGCCGCTAATGCACCAACAGCTTCCTTTGAAGCGGGTGCAcagacgctgctgcaaaatgccgccCAAATGATTCAGGCACTCACGGGGGCAGTCCAAACGCTTTCGGCTGTTTCGAAACGCCCTCATCCCGCTGTCATGTTGGCCGTTCCGACCTACAGTGGGTATGGTGATCTGCAAAGTGCAAGAGATTACCTGGACTCCCTCACACGTTATCAGAGAGCCATGGGTCTAGACGACCAGGAAGTGCTCGGACGCGTCGTCCCGGCTGCACTGGctgacacggcggccaggtggCATCGGCTTTCCGGCCACGGAGTAGCAACCCTCGATGACTTCCACGCGGCCTTCCTGCGCGAATTCttacccgctgactacgagagtaggatgcggcgcgagctcgagctccgcacacaagctcctgatgagtcgcttcaggagtacgtacgcgctatggaagaccttttttctatcgctgagcccagagcctcgaacgaggagcgCGTCGAACGGGTGATTAGGCAGGCACACCCGACCCTTTCGGCATACCTGCGCGGCAGTCGCTTCCGTGATTTGGAGGAATTGGCCGTCGAAGCAaagcgcatccaaggcgacattctcgccgcgcgttCCTGTCGCCCGCCACCGCCAGCCAGCGAGGCCGTCGTACCGCGCTGCGCGTGGGGAGGGGCCATGGCCCTTCCTCAGCGGCAACAACCCGCCAGAGCTGCCTTTGCGGCTACCGCTACAGGTGGGCGCACGTGGGAGATAAGTGATCGAGCTTTAGATCCCTACATGTACGGGAGGCGTGCAGCCGGTGCTGCATCGCAACTCGACGTGCGCGAGCAGGGACGAAATCCGACCCAGCGCATCATCGCTGGAACGGTCGTCAGAGCGGTTCCTTTGATCACGCGGCGAACCGACCCCGgcagctcgaagctgctccgtctCGGGAAAGGGACCGCGATGGAGTGCGCTGCTTCCGCTGCCATCAACGAGGGCACATAGCGAGGGAGTGCTCCGCGTTTGTGCCTCCTGTGAGGCAGCGAAACGGGAGCGTGGGCCGTTCGTGAAAGCACGAGCGGCCGAACCCTTGCTTCTCCCCTCTGCGTATCGGGCAAGCAGTCTGTCTGGTGCGCACGtgccgtttattttggtcaccATTGTCGGTCGCAAATTCCTGgcgttgctggacacgggcgcaagcgcttcgttgtttggcgaagaggtgttgtcccacttgcagaagcgctcggtgcgcttgcgggacagccgaacgacattcaccctcgcgaaaggcgtggcccagtcggcgggcgccgcgaggttgactgtcagatggggaggccgaatgagacgcgcgcatttcgttcatcttccagggctcagtgTTCCTGTGATTCTCGGCCGGGACTTTCTCCGAAAAACCGG
This genomic interval from Rhipicephalus microplus isolate Deutch F79 chromosome 10, USDA_Rmic, whole genome shotgun sequence contains the following:
- the LOC119162806 gene encoding uncharacterized protein LOC119162806, translated to MIQALTGAVQTLSAVSKRPHPAVMLAVPTYSGYGDLQSARDYLDSLTRYQRAMGLDDQEVLGRVVPAALADTAARWHRLSGHGVATLDDFHAAFLREFLPADYESRMRRELELRTQAPDESLQEYVRAMEDLFSIAEPRASNEERVERVIRQAHPTLSAYLRGSRFRDLEELAVEAKRIQGDILAARSCRPPPPASEAVVPRCAWGGAMALPQRQQPARAAFAATATGGRTWEISDRALDPYMYGRRAAGAASQLDVREQGRNPTQRIIAGTVVRAVPLITRRTDPGSSKLLRLGKGTAMECAASAAINEGT